A stretch of Castanea sativa cultivar Marrone di Chiusa Pesio chromosome 2, ASM4071231v1 DNA encodes these proteins:
- the LOC142624659 gene encoding putative UDP-N-acetylglucosamine--peptide N-acetylglucosaminyltransferase SEC isoform X1, translating into MLSLQGDPRLSHHHQHHHHQQQQLQLQKLQLAPYNDDSLAASSSSSSSLPNLKHSQALDSHEVDEGMLISHAHQMYKAGNFKQALEHCNAVYERNPQRTDNLLLLGAIHYQLHDFDMCIAKNEEALQIDPRFAECYGNMANAWKEKGNIDFAIRFYLIAIELRPNFADAWANLASAYLLKGRFNEAAQCCRQALALNPHLVDAHSNLGNLMKAQGLVQEAYNCYVEALRIQPKFAIAWSNLAGLFMEAGDLKKALQYYKEAIKLKPTFSDAYLNLGNVYKALGMPQEAILCYQRALQVQPDYVTAYGNLASIYYEQGNLEMAIFHFKRAISLDSGFLEAYNNLGNALKDSGRVDEAIQCYRQCLALQPTHPQALTNLGNIYMEWNMLSAAASYYKATLSVTTGISAPFNNLAIIYKQQGNYVDAISCYNEVLRIDPLAADGLVNRGNTYKEIGRVNEAIQDYIRAINIRPTMAEAHANLASAYKDSGHVEAAVKSYKQALILRPDFPEATCNLLHTLQCVCDWEDRENKFIEVEVILRRQIKMSVLPSVQPFHAIAYPIDPMLALEISRKYAAHCSVIASRYSLPPFNYPAPLPIKGEGRNGRLRVGYVSSDFGNHPLSHLMGSIFGMHDRENVEVFCYALSQNDGTEWRQRIQSEAEHFIDVSSMSSDMIARLINEDKIQILVNLNGYTKGARNEIFAMQPAPIQISYMGFPGTTGASYIHYLVTDEFVSPSRFSHIYSEKLVHLPHCYFVNDYKQKNRDVLDLKCQPKRSDYGLPEDKFIFACFNQLYKMDPDIFNTWCNILKRVPNSALWLLRFPAAGEMRLRNYAAQQGVQPDQIIFTDVAMKNEHIRRSALADLFLDTPLCNAHTTGTDVLWAGLPMVTLPLEKMATRVAGSLCLATGVGEEMIVSSTKEYEEKAVSLALNRPKLQDLTNRLKAARLTCPLFDAVRWVRNLERSYFKMWNLYCSGQHPQPFKVSENDVEFPYDG; encoded by the exons ATGCTCTCGCTGCAAGGCGATCCGCGGCTCagtcaccaccaccaacaccatcatcatcaacaacaacaattacagCTACAGAAGCTTCAATTGGCTCCGTACAACGATGACTCGTTGGCTGCTTCGtcgtcctcttcttcttctctgcccAATCTCAAGCACTCTCAGGCCTTGGACTCTCATGAAG TTGATGAAGGCATGCTCATTTCTCATGCTCATCAGATGTACAAAGCTGGAAATTTTAAGCAGGCACTAGAACACTGTAATGCTGTTTATGAGAGAAACCCTCAGCGTACTGATAATCTTCTTCTCTTGGGTGCAATCCATTATCAG TTGCATGATTTTGATATGTGCAttgcaaaaaatgaagaagcTCTTCAAATTGATCCCCGTTTTGCTGAGTGCTATGGAAACATGGCAAATGCTTGGAAG GAGAAAGGAAATATTGATTTTGCTATCCGCTTCTATCTGATTGCTATTGAG CTTCGACCTAATTTTGCTGATGCATGGGCAAACTTAGCTAGTGCGTACTTGCTGAAAGGAAGATTCAATGAGGCAGCACAATGTTGTCGTCAGGCTCTTGCATTGAATCCTCATTTG GTTGATGCTCATAGTAACTTGGGGAATTTGATGAAAGCTCAAGGTTTAGTGCAAGAG GCATATAATTGCTACGTTGAGGCTCTTCGAATCCAACCAAAATTTGCAATTGCATGGTCCAATCTTGCTGGCCTTTTCATGGAAGCTGGTGATCTTAAGAAGGCTCTCCAATATTACAAG GAAGCTATAAAGCTCAAACCAACATTTTCTGATGCCTACCTGAATCTTGGAAATGTATATAAG GCTCTGGGAATGCCCCAAGAGGCTATATTATGTTACCAACGTGCTCTTCAGGTGCAACCAGACTATGTTACGGCCTATG GCAATTTGGCTAGTATATATTATGAGCAAGGCAACTTGGAAATGGCAATTTTCCATTTTAAGCGAGCCATTTCTTTGGACTCAGGATTCTTGGAGGCATACAATAATTTG GGTAATGCTTTAAAAGATTCTGGCAGAGTTGACGAGGCAATTCAATGCTATCGT CAATGTCTTGCTTTGCAACCTACCCATCCTCAAGCACTCACTAACCTCGGGAATATATATATGGAATG GAACATGCTGAGTGCTGCTGCTTCATATTATAAGGCAACACTGTCTGTAACAACAGGAATTTCTGCTCCTTTCAACAATTTGGCAATAATCTATAAACAGCAG GGTAATTATGTGGATGCTATATCTTGCTACAATGAAGTGCTCCGGATTGATCCTTTGGCTGCTGATGGACTTGTCAATCGTGGCAACACATACAAGGAGATTGGAAGGGTTAATGAAGCCATTCAAGACTACATACGGGCTATTAACATCCGGCCGACTATGGCTGAAGCACATGCAAATCTGGCTTCAGCTTACAAGGACAG TGGACACGTTGAAGCTGCTGTTAAAAGCTACAAGCAAGCACTAATTCTACGCCCCGACTTTCCAGAAGCAACTTGTAACCTTCTTCACACATTACAg TGCGTTTGTGACTGGGAGGATCGGGAGAACAAATTTATTGAAGTTGAAGTGATACTCAGGAGACAAATAAAG ATGTCAGTTCTTCCAAGTGTGCAACCTTTCCATGCAATAGCATATCCCATTGATCCAATGCTTGCACTGGAAATCAG CCGCAAATATGCTGCACATTGCTCTGTCATTGCATCTCGCTATTCACTTCCTCCCTTCAACTATCCTGCACCCCTGCCCATAAAGGGTGAGGGAAGGAATGGACGCCTAAGGGTTGG ATATGTGAGTAGTGACTTTGGCAACCACCCTCTTTCTCATCTTATGGGCTCAATATTTGGTATGCATGACAGAGAGAATGTTGAG GTGTTCTGCTATGCCTTGAGTCAAAATGATGGCACTGAATGGAGGCAGCGTATTCAGTCAGAAGCAGAGCACTTCATAGATGTGTCATCTATGTCATCTGATATGATTGCCAGGTTGATTAATGAGGATAAAATACAAATCCTTGTCAATCTTAATGGTTATACTAAG GGGGCAAGAAATGAGATATTTGCCATGCAGCCTGCTCCAATACAGATTTCTTACATGGGATTCCCTGGGACCACTGGGGCGAGTTATATACATTATTTGGTCACTGATGAG TTTGTGTCACCTTCTCGTTTTTCTCATATCTATTCTGAAAAGCTTGTCCACCTTCCTCATTGTTATTTTGTAAACGATTACAAGCAG AAAAATCGTGATGTATTGGACCTTAAGTGCCAACCAAAGAGGTCAGACTATGGCTTACCAGAGGACAAATTTATCTTTGCATGTTTCAATCAGCTCTACAAGATGGATCCTGACATTTTCAATACATG GTGCAATATTCTTAAGCGTGTCCCCAATAGTGCACTTTGGCTTCTCAGATTCCCAGCTGCTGGTGAAATGAGACTTCGCAACT ATGCTGCGCAACAGGGTGTGCAACCAGATCAGATTATCTTCACAGATGTTGCCATGAAAAATGAACATATCAGACGCAGTGCTCTAGCAGATCTTTTCCTTGACAC TCCATTATGCAATGCACATACAACAGGCACTGATGTTCTATGGGCTGGTCTTCCTATGGTGACCCTTCCCCTTGAGAAAATGGCAACTAGAGTTGCTGGTTCACTGTGTCTAGCCACTGGCGTTGGAGAGGAGATGATTGTTAGCAG TACGAAAGAATATGAAGAGAAGGCAGTCTCGCTTGCACTAAATCGCCCAAAGCTCCAGGATCTTACCAATAGACTTAAAGCAGCTCGTTTGACTTGCCCTCTGTTTGACGCAGTGCGCTGG gTGAGGAATCTTGAGCGATCCTATTTCAAGATGTGGAATCTGTACTGCTCTGGCCAACATCCTCAGCCATTTAAAGTAAGCGAGAATGATGTAGAGTTTCCTTATGATGGATAG
- the LOC142624659 gene encoding putative UDP-N-acetylglucosamine--peptide N-acetylglucosaminyltransferase SEC isoform X2, with amino-acid sequence MLSLQGDPRLSHHHQHHHHQQQQLQLQKLQLAPYNDDSLAASSSSSSSLPNLKHSQALDSHEVDEGMLISHAHQMYKAGNFKQALEHCNAVYERNPQRTDNLLLLGAIHYQLHDFDMCIAKNEEALQIDPRFAECYGNMANAWKEKGNIDFAIRFYLIAIELRPNFADAWANLASAYLLKGRFNEAAQCCRQALALNPHLVDAHSNLGNLMKAQGLVQEAYNCYVEALRIQPKFAIAWSNLAGLFMEAGDLKKALQYYKEAIKLKPTFSDAYLNLGNVYKALGMPQEAILCYQRALQVQPDYVTAYGNLASIYYEQGNLEMAIFHFKRAISLDSGFLEAYNNLGNALKDSGRVDEAIQCYRQCLALQPTHPQALTNLGNIYMEWNMLSAAASYYKATLSVTTGISAPFNNLAIIYKQQGNYVDAISCYNEVLRIDPLAADGLVNRGNTYKEIGRVNEAIQDYIRAINIRPTMAEAHANLASAYKDSGHVEAAVKSYKQALILRPDFPEATCNLLHTLQCVCDWEDRENKFIEVEVILRRQIKMSVLPSVQPFHAIAYPIDPMLALEISRKYAAHCSVIASRYSLPPFNYPAPLPIKGEGRNGRLRVGYVSSDFGNHPLSHLMGSIFGMHDRENVEVFCYALSQNDGTEWRQRIQSEAEHFIDVSSMSSDMIARLINEDKIQILVNLNGYTKGARNEIFAMQPAPIQISYMGFPGTTGASYIHYLVTDEFVSPSRFSHIYSEKLVHLPHCYFVNDYKQKNRDVLDLKCQPKRSDYGLPEDKFIFACFNQLYKMDPDIFNTWCNILKRVPNSALWLLRFPAAGEMRLRNYAAQQGVQPDQIIFTDVAMKNEHIRRSALADLFLDTPLCNAHTTGTDVLWAGLPMVTLPLEKMATRVAGSLCLATGVGEEMIVSSTKEYEEKAVSLALNRPKLQDLTNRLKAARLTCPLFDAVRWVSSLFFYLFNISFCPS; translated from the exons ATGCTCTCGCTGCAAGGCGATCCGCGGCTCagtcaccaccaccaacaccatcatcatcaacaacaacaattacagCTACAGAAGCTTCAATTGGCTCCGTACAACGATGACTCGTTGGCTGCTTCGtcgtcctcttcttcttctctgcccAATCTCAAGCACTCTCAGGCCTTGGACTCTCATGAAG TTGATGAAGGCATGCTCATTTCTCATGCTCATCAGATGTACAAAGCTGGAAATTTTAAGCAGGCACTAGAACACTGTAATGCTGTTTATGAGAGAAACCCTCAGCGTACTGATAATCTTCTTCTCTTGGGTGCAATCCATTATCAG TTGCATGATTTTGATATGTGCAttgcaaaaaatgaagaagcTCTTCAAATTGATCCCCGTTTTGCTGAGTGCTATGGAAACATGGCAAATGCTTGGAAG GAGAAAGGAAATATTGATTTTGCTATCCGCTTCTATCTGATTGCTATTGAG CTTCGACCTAATTTTGCTGATGCATGGGCAAACTTAGCTAGTGCGTACTTGCTGAAAGGAAGATTCAATGAGGCAGCACAATGTTGTCGTCAGGCTCTTGCATTGAATCCTCATTTG GTTGATGCTCATAGTAACTTGGGGAATTTGATGAAAGCTCAAGGTTTAGTGCAAGAG GCATATAATTGCTACGTTGAGGCTCTTCGAATCCAACCAAAATTTGCAATTGCATGGTCCAATCTTGCTGGCCTTTTCATGGAAGCTGGTGATCTTAAGAAGGCTCTCCAATATTACAAG GAAGCTATAAAGCTCAAACCAACATTTTCTGATGCCTACCTGAATCTTGGAAATGTATATAAG GCTCTGGGAATGCCCCAAGAGGCTATATTATGTTACCAACGTGCTCTTCAGGTGCAACCAGACTATGTTACGGCCTATG GCAATTTGGCTAGTATATATTATGAGCAAGGCAACTTGGAAATGGCAATTTTCCATTTTAAGCGAGCCATTTCTTTGGACTCAGGATTCTTGGAGGCATACAATAATTTG GGTAATGCTTTAAAAGATTCTGGCAGAGTTGACGAGGCAATTCAATGCTATCGT CAATGTCTTGCTTTGCAACCTACCCATCCTCAAGCACTCACTAACCTCGGGAATATATATATGGAATG GAACATGCTGAGTGCTGCTGCTTCATATTATAAGGCAACACTGTCTGTAACAACAGGAATTTCTGCTCCTTTCAACAATTTGGCAATAATCTATAAACAGCAG GGTAATTATGTGGATGCTATATCTTGCTACAATGAAGTGCTCCGGATTGATCCTTTGGCTGCTGATGGACTTGTCAATCGTGGCAACACATACAAGGAGATTGGAAGGGTTAATGAAGCCATTCAAGACTACATACGGGCTATTAACATCCGGCCGACTATGGCTGAAGCACATGCAAATCTGGCTTCAGCTTACAAGGACAG TGGACACGTTGAAGCTGCTGTTAAAAGCTACAAGCAAGCACTAATTCTACGCCCCGACTTTCCAGAAGCAACTTGTAACCTTCTTCACACATTACAg TGCGTTTGTGACTGGGAGGATCGGGAGAACAAATTTATTGAAGTTGAAGTGATACTCAGGAGACAAATAAAG ATGTCAGTTCTTCCAAGTGTGCAACCTTTCCATGCAATAGCATATCCCATTGATCCAATGCTTGCACTGGAAATCAG CCGCAAATATGCTGCACATTGCTCTGTCATTGCATCTCGCTATTCACTTCCTCCCTTCAACTATCCTGCACCCCTGCCCATAAAGGGTGAGGGAAGGAATGGACGCCTAAGGGTTGG ATATGTGAGTAGTGACTTTGGCAACCACCCTCTTTCTCATCTTATGGGCTCAATATTTGGTATGCATGACAGAGAGAATGTTGAG GTGTTCTGCTATGCCTTGAGTCAAAATGATGGCACTGAATGGAGGCAGCGTATTCAGTCAGAAGCAGAGCACTTCATAGATGTGTCATCTATGTCATCTGATATGATTGCCAGGTTGATTAATGAGGATAAAATACAAATCCTTGTCAATCTTAATGGTTATACTAAG GGGGCAAGAAATGAGATATTTGCCATGCAGCCTGCTCCAATACAGATTTCTTACATGGGATTCCCTGGGACCACTGGGGCGAGTTATATACATTATTTGGTCACTGATGAG TTTGTGTCACCTTCTCGTTTTTCTCATATCTATTCTGAAAAGCTTGTCCACCTTCCTCATTGTTATTTTGTAAACGATTACAAGCAG AAAAATCGTGATGTATTGGACCTTAAGTGCCAACCAAAGAGGTCAGACTATGGCTTACCAGAGGACAAATTTATCTTTGCATGTTTCAATCAGCTCTACAAGATGGATCCTGACATTTTCAATACATG GTGCAATATTCTTAAGCGTGTCCCCAATAGTGCACTTTGGCTTCTCAGATTCCCAGCTGCTGGTGAAATGAGACTTCGCAACT ATGCTGCGCAACAGGGTGTGCAACCAGATCAGATTATCTTCACAGATGTTGCCATGAAAAATGAACATATCAGACGCAGTGCTCTAGCAGATCTTTTCCTTGACAC TCCATTATGCAATGCACATACAACAGGCACTGATGTTCTATGGGCTGGTCTTCCTATGGTGACCCTTCCCCTTGAGAAAATGGCAACTAGAGTTGCTGGTTCACTGTGTCTAGCCACTGGCGTTGGAGAGGAGATGATTGTTAGCAG TACGAAAGAATATGAAGAGAAGGCAGTCTCGCTTGCACTAAATCGCCCAAAGCTCCAGGATCTTACCAATAGACTTAAAGCAGCTCGTTTGACTTGCCCTCTGTTTGACGCAGTGCGCTGGGTGAGTTCATTATTCTTCTACTTATTTAAT attagttTTTGTCCCTCTTAA
- the LOC142626375 gene encoding cysteine proteinase inhibitor B, translating into MAIIRSQTVTLATITLTLLISLQLCVCYRGKVGAKTEISDVKTNEEVQELGSFSVEEYNRSLRRQRRQRQYKTMSIGDNIGGELRFMEVVEAQRQVVSGLKYYLTISATQNGVSKMFESEVVVKPWVRSKELLNFGPSNSTSQYLSSCCN; encoded by the coding sequence ATGGCGATAATAAGATCACAAACAGTGACATTGGCAACAATAACGCTAACCCTTTTGATCTCTCTTCAGCTCTGTGTGTGTTATAGAGGAAAGGTGGGAGCAAAGACAGAAATAAGCGACGTGAAGACAAACGAGGAGGTGCAAGAACTAGGGAGTTTCTCAGTGGAAGAGTACAACAGGAGCTTAAGAAGGCAAAGACGACAGAGGCAGTACAAGACGATGAGTATTGGCGATAATATTGGAGGAGAGCTAAGGTTCATGGAGGTGGTAGAGGCACAGAGGCAAGTAGTGTCCGGGTTGAAGTACTACCTCACAATCTCAGCCACGCAAAATGGGGTTTCGAAGATGTTTGAGTCTGAGGTTGTGGTTAAGCCCTGGGTTCGATCTAAGGAGTTGCTTAACTTTGGGCCTTCCAACTCTACTAGTCAATATTTAAGCAGTTGTTGCAATTAA